In Panulirus ornatus isolate Po-2019 chromosome 9, ASM3632096v1, whole genome shotgun sequence, one genomic interval encodes:
- the LOC139750059 gene encoding uncharacterized protein codes for MSLSESALHINAKELKAISLVVRSFASLLKGRHVRVFCDNTTAVTYVNEMGGTRSSLCNDICRDLWEWCAVNDIWLTCSHVPSKVNLMADAASRTFNDRHEWKLNEELFRALSEVFGVPSIDLFASRLNAQVTRFCSWKPDPDAEHFDAFSICW; via the coding sequence ATGTCATTATCAGAATCTGCCTTGCACATTAATGCAAAGGAACTCAAAGCCATCTCCCTGGTAGTGCgctcatttgcatctcttctcaAAGGACGACATGTTCGGGTGTTTTGTGATAACACGACGGCGGTGACCTATGTCAATGAAATGGGCGGCACACGGTCCTCACTGTGTAATGACATTTGCCGTGACCTTTGGGAGTGGTGTGCGGTGAATGATATCTGGCTTACCTGCTCTCATGTACCGAGTAAAGTCAATCTCATGGCAGACGCTGCATCTCGGACATTCAATGACAGGCATGAgtggaaattgaatgaagaacTCTTTAGGGCCCTCTCTGAAGTATTTGGGGTTCCGAGCATTGATCTCTTTGCTTCTAGACTGAATGCTCAAGTGACTCGTTTCTGCTCCTGGAAACCTGACCCAGATGCAGAACATTTTGATGCCTTTTCTATCTGCTGGTAG